The Morganella morganii sequence GGAGTTCACCGTGTCTCTTTCGCTTTGGCAGCAATGTCTTGCCCGTTTGCAGGATGAATTACCTGCCACAGAATTCAGTATGTGGATACGCCCCCTTCAGGCTGAGCTGAGTGATGACACTCTGGCGCTCTATGCCCCAAACCGGTTTGTGCTCGACTGGGTACGGGAGAAGTACATTAATAACATTAATGCGCTCCTGTCCGATTTCTGCGGCAACGAAATTCCGCAACTGCGCTTTGAGGTCGGTAATAAGCCGGCCGGCGCTGTCAGCACACCGGAAAGAAGTATTCCCCCGTCACGGACGATGAAACAGCCGCCTTCGCGGGAAAAAGCCCCCGCACTGCGCCCGAGCTGGCATGATAACAGCGCGGAACCGGATGTGGCTTACCGTTCCAACGTTAACCCGAAGCACACCTTTGACAGCTTTGTGGAAGGTAAATCGAACCAGCTGGCGCGCGCAGCCGCCCGTCAGGTGGCGGATAACCCGGGTGGCGCATACAACCCGCTATTCTTATACGGCGGAACCGGTCTGGGTAAGACCCACTTATTACATGCCGTCGGCAACAGCATTATGGAAAGCAAAGCCAACGCCAAAGTGGTCTATATGCACTCAGAACGTTTTGTGCAGGATATGGTCAAAGCCTTACAGAACAACGCGATTGAAGAGTTCAAACGTTACTACCGTTCTGTCGATGCCTTACTGATAGATGATATTCAGTTCTTTGCTAACAAAGAGCGTTCTCAGGAAGAATTTTTTCATACCTTCAATGCCTTACTCGAAGGTAATCAGCAGATAATCCTGACCTCCGACCGCTACCCGAAAGAAATTAACGGGGTGGAAGATCGCCTGAAATCGCGGTTCGG is a genomic window containing:
- the dnaA gene encoding chromosomal replication initiator protein DnaA, whose amino-acid sequence is MSLSLWQQCLARLQDELPATEFSMWIRPLQAELSDDTLALYAPNRFVLDWVREKYINNINALLSDFCGNEIPQLRFEVGNKPAGAVSTPERSIPPSRTMKQPPSREKAPALRPSWHDNSAEPDVAYRSNVNPKHTFDSFVEGKSNQLARAAARQVADNPGGAYNPLFLYGGTGLGKTHLLHAVGNSIMESKANAKVVYMHSERFVQDMVKALQNNAIEEFKRYYRSVDALLIDDIQFFANKERSQEEFFHTFNALLEGNQQIILTSDRYPKEINGVEDRLKSRFGWGLTVAIEPPELETRVAILMKKADENNIRLPDEVAFFIAKRLRSNVRELEGALNRVIANANFTGRAITIDFVREALRDLLALQEKLVTIDNIQKTVAEYYKIKVADLLSKRRSRSVARPRQMAMALAKELTNHSLPEIGDAFGGRDHTTVLHACRKIEQLREESHDIKEDFSNLIRTLSS